One window of the Chitinophagales bacterium genome contains the following:
- a CDS encoding gamma-glutamyl carboxylase: protein MKQITSQLFRPVDITFLIVLRVAFGLIMMWEVERYFEKDWIREHYIEPVFHFTYEGFHWVKPWPGDGMILHFYVLAFLGLLLVIGLFYRVAAVFMFLAFTYVFLLEVAYYLNHFYLVVLISFLLIFLPAHKAWSVDALLWKKCKTDMIPAWPLWLLRFQIGLVYVYGALAKMNYDWLILAQPMHSWLGEKTDFPIIGRYFHAHWVAYFMSWSGMLIDLFAPFLLSVRITRPFMYAVILAFHFMNDRLFFIGIFPWFMVLYSTVFFPADWPKRLVHELRYGTKARHLLLIAGGVLLALVHLYFHRSFEIVPFLVAFAAGMILAWTVVEAFLYRPAPAEVAHTPAPVVHPLLKPVIVLLLAVWVVFQSAFPLRHYFIPGDASWTEEGHRFAWRMMLRMKYGRIKFFAYDPETESSFELNQYLTPRQADKMSTRPHMIHQYAKFLKEDLKKRDIEAMGMRKEHIHRYQIRVEAFSNLNCRVFMRLIDPQADLSKVTYSDFRHNWWVLLQDEALRQYKPEKHCGLKQEESE from the coding sequence ATGAAGCAAATCACCTCTCAGCTTTTCAGGCCCGTGGATATTACTTTTCTGATTGTGTTGAGGGTAGCTTTTGGCCTCATTATGATGTGGGAGGTTGAGCGGTATTTTGAAAAAGACTGGATCCGGGAACATTATATTGAGCCTGTTTTTCATTTTACCTATGAGGGCTTTCACTGGGTTAAGCCATGGCCCGGTGACGGCATGATACTACATTTTTATGTACTTGCATTTCTGGGGCTGCTCCTGGTTATTGGACTGTTTTACCGGGTTGCAGCCGTATTCATGTTTCTGGCTTTTACCTATGTATTTCTTCTGGAGGTAGCTTATTATCTCAATCATTTTTATCTGGTTGTGCTCATCAGTTTTCTGCTCATTTTTTTACCGGCCCACAAAGCATGGTCTGTGGATGCTTTGCTATGGAAAAAATGCAAAACGGATATGATTCCCGCCTGGCCGCTGTGGCTCCTGAGGTTTCAAATCGGACTGGTGTATGTCTATGGGGCTTTGGCCAAAATGAATTATGATTGGCTCATTCTGGCTCAGCCCATGCATAGCTGGCTGGGCGAGAAAACCGACTTTCCGATTATCGGGCGCTATTTCCATGCCCACTGGGTAGCCTACTTCATGTCCTGGAGCGGTATGCTCATTGACCTGTTTGCCCCGTTCCTCCTCTCGGTAAGAATAACCCGCCCGTTTATGTATGCCGTCATTCTTGCGTTTCATTTCATGAATGACCGGCTGTTTTTCATCGGCATCTTTCCATGGTTTATGGTTTTGTATTCCACCGTATTTTTCCCGGCAGACTGGCCAAAGCGCCTGGTGCATGAGTTGCGCTACGGAACGAAAGCAAGACATTTGTTGCTCATAGCAGGCGGTGTTTTGCTGGCTTTGGTGCATCTGTATTTTCACCGGTCGTTTGAGATAGTGCCTTTTTTGGTGGCATTTGCCGCAGGTATGATTCTGGCGTGGACGGTAGTGGAGGCTTTTCTTTACCGCCCTGCTCCTGCAGAGGTTGCTCATACGCCTGCTCCGGTGGTGCATCCCCTCCTGAAACCAGTGATTGTTCTGCTGCTTGCTGTGTGGGTTGTTTTTCAGTCTGCTTTCCCGCTGCGGCATTATTTTATTCCCGGAGATGCAAGCTGGACTGAGGAGGGCCACCGCTTTGCCTGGCGGATGATGCTGCGCATGAAATACGGACGCATAAAATTTTTTGCCTACGACCCGGAAACAGAAAGCAGCTTTGAACTCAATCAATACCTCACTCCCAGACAGGCCGATAAAATGTCCACCCGTCCGCATATGATCCACCAGTATGCGAAGTTTCTCAAAGAGGATTTGAAGAAACGCGATATAGAAGCTATGGGTATGAGAAAGGAACATATACACCGCTATCAGATAAGAGTGGAAGCTTTTTCTAATCTCAACTGCAGGGTATTTATGCGCCTCATTGATCCGCAGGCGGATTTATCCAAAGTGACCTATTCTGACTTTCGGCATAACTGGTGGGTCTTGTTGCAGGATGAAGCCTTAAGACAGTATAAGCCTGAGAAACATTGCGGGCTGAAGCAGGAGGAAAGTGAATAG
- the dmt gene encoding dolichol-phosphate mannosyltransferase, whose protein sequence is MLTVTTGRQPATLSVIVPAFKSAPVLPELLNRLRHILEKLVGLSYEIIFVDDCSPDNTWVTIRELASQNPRVHGIRLGKNAGQWMAALAGMAHATGQYIVTIDDDLEHDPSGIEILYRKITSEPFYLIFGMAPDKYHLKSRYPRLARLSQKAVNFLWHKYPTDSFKIFRRTVVFHGETFEPKLHFEAFIKQTLDARLVGYAPVPFNPRYHGSSNHPLRKKLWIFLRYTPEYYPFPGKSILAFFFFIAVFSVLTIVLSWKSTLIFHAAMQTILLILILIFVWGIYGKLTRTEPYRVIDKTSGLNDGSSV, encoded by the coding sequence TTGCTCACCGTGACAACCGGCAGGCAACCCGCTACCCTATCCGTCATTGTTCCGGCATTTAAAAGTGCCCCGGTGTTGCCGGAGTTGCTCAATCGCCTCCGGCATATATTGGAAAAGCTTGTGGGGCTCAGCTATGAAATCATTTTCGTGGACGACTGCAGCCCCGATAACACCTGGGTAACCATCCGGGAGCTGGCATCTCAAAATCCACGGGTGCATGGCATCAGGCTCGGTAAAAATGCGGGACAATGGATGGCCGCACTGGCAGGTATGGCACATGCGACCGGACAATACATAGTAACCATAGATGATGACCTGGAGCATGATCCCTCGGGAATTGAAATTCTGTACCGGAAAATCACATCGGAACCTTTTTATTTGATTTTCGGGATGGCTCCCGATAAGTATCATCTGAAAAGCCGCTACCCGCGGTTAGCGCGCCTCAGCCAGAAGGCGGTGAATTTCCTGTGGCACAAATACCCTACAGATAGTTTCAAAATATTCAGGCGAACGGTGGTTTTCCACGGAGAAACGTTTGAGCCGAAACTGCATTTTGAAGCTTTTATCAAACAAACTCTTGACGCGAGGCTGGTAGGCTATGCCCCGGTGCCTTTCAATCCGCGATATCATGGTTCATCCAATCATCCGCTCCGGAAAAAGCTGTGGATATTCCTGCGCTACACTCCGGAGTATTATCCCTTTCCTGGCAAGAGCATCTTGGCGTTTTTCTTTTTTATTGCGGTCTTCTCGGTGCTGACTATCGTTCTGTCGTGGAAGAGTACACTGATTTTTCATGCAGCTATGCAAACAATTTTGCTGATTCTAATTTTAATCTTTGTTTGGGGAATATATGGAAAACTGACCCGTACCGAACCCTACCGGGTAATTGACAAAACATCCGGACTTAATGACGGAAGTTCTGTCTGA
- a CDS encoding fatty acid desaturase, with translation MKSAIHQWTEVWSGRDAVRELAKLSPLRSMAAIALEWALLTGAIALHRQFPHPVVYAFAFVLIGTRMYALYSLMHDGMHYLLLKNKFFNDLCTRLFLAWPLFLSLSRTREAHLRHHLHLKTADDPEMAHLQYDEFKFPKTRRQWLAIWMMDLTGINFLRYFIAKKIRAARKVLSGRSVPGIMPKPVSYHQALKLVYYTVLAAVLMWTNTFMAFVLYWLLPYMTLYQLLNRIRLSTEHFHIASEEVYQTRTVKSGWIERALIFPHNINYHAEHHLFPYVPFYRLPALHRLLQQHSAVSRRIYVTGGIKGLLQDLNVSAKK, from the coding sequence ATGAAGTCAGCAATACACCAGTGGACAGAGGTATGGTCAGGTCGGGATGCTGTCAGGGAGCTGGCGAAGCTGTCTCCGCTGCGCAGTATGGCGGCCATAGCGCTGGAATGGGCGCTCTTGACCGGAGCCATTGCGCTGCATCGCCAGTTTCCGCATCCTGTTGTCTATGCATTTGCCTTTGTTCTTATAGGCACCCGCATGTATGCACTCTACAGCCTGATGCACGATGGCATGCATTATCTGCTGCTGAAAAACAAGTTTTTCAATGATCTTTGCACGCGCTTGTTTCTGGCGTGGCCTCTTTTCCTGTCATTGAGCCGCACGCGGGAGGCTCACCTTCGTCATCACCTACATCTTAAAACTGCCGATGATCCGGAAATGGCACATCTGCAATACGATGAATTTAAATTTCCGAAAACGCGCAGGCAATGGCTCGCTATCTGGATGATGGATCTGACAGGAATAAATTTCCTGCGCTATTTTATTGCTAAGAAGATACGTGCAGCACGCAAAGTCTTATCCGGCCGGAGTGTGCCGGGCATTATGCCCAAGCCCGTTAGCTATCATCAGGCGCTGAAGCTGGTGTATTACACAGTACTGGCCGCTGTGCTTATGTGGACGAATACGTTCATGGCTTTTGTCTTGTACTGGCTGCTCCCTTACATGACCCTTTATCAGTTGCTCAATCGTATCAGGCTGAGTACGGAGCATTTTCACATTGCTTCCGAAGAGGTCTATCAGACCCGAACGGTGAAAAGCGGCTGGATTGAAAGAGCACTGATTTTCCCCCATAACATAAATTATCATGCTGAGCATCATCTTTTCCCTTATGTGCCTTTTTATCGGTTGCCGGCATTGCACCGTCTGTTGCAACAGC